A window of Vidua macroura isolate BioBank_ID:100142 chromosome 32, ASM2450914v1, whole genome shotgun sequence contains these coding sequences:
- the LOC128820930 gene encoding olfactory receptor 14A16-like has translation MSNSSSISHFLLLALAETRQLQLLHFCLLLGISLAALLGNGLIISAGACGHHLHTPMFFFLLNLALSHLGSICTTVPKAMHNSLWDTSTISYSACAAQLFFFLFFIGAEYFLLTIMSYDCFMSICKPLHYGTLLGSRACAHMAAAAWASAFLNALLLTANTFSLPLCQGNALGQFFCEIPHILKLSCSKSYLREHWVLVVTATLSLCCFVFIVFSYVQIFRAVLRIPSEQGRHKAFSTCLPHLAVVSLFLSTAMFAHLKPPSISTLSLDLALSVLYSVVPPALNPLIYSLRNQELKAAVWRLMTGCIQEH, from the coding sequence atgtccaacagcagctccatcagccacttcctcctgctggcactggcagagacgcggcagctgcagctcctgcacttctgcctcttgctgggcatctccctggctgccctcctgggcaacggcctcatcatcagcgccggagcctgcggccaccacctgcacacgcccatgttcttcttcctgctcaacctggccctcagccacctgggctccatctgcaccactgtccccaaagccatgcacaattccctctgggacaccagcaccatctcctactcagcatgtgctgcacagctctttttctttctgttcttcattgGAGCAGAGTATTTCCTCCTGACCATCATGTCCTACGACTGCTTCatgtccatctgcaaacccctgcactacgggaccctcctgggcagcagagcttgtgcccacatggcagcagctgcctgggccagtgcctttctcaatgctctgctgctcacggccaatacattttccctgcccctgtgccagggcaatgccctgggccagttcttctgtgaaatcccacaCATCCTCAAGCTCTCCTGTTCCAAATCCTACCTCAGGGAACATTGGGTTCTTGTGGTTACTGCCACTTTATCCTTgtgttgttttgtgttcattgttttctcctatgtgcagatcttcagggccgtgctgaggatcccctctgagcaggggcggcacaaagccttttccacctgcctccctcacctggccgtGGTCTCTCTGTTCCTCAGCACTGCCATGTTTGCTCACCTGAAGCCACCCTCCATCTCTACCCTATCCCTGGATCTGgccctgtcagttctgtactcggtggtgcctccagccctgaaccccctcatctacagcctgaggaaccaggagctcaaggctgcagtgtggagactGATGACTGGATGCATTCAGGAACATTAA